Proteins co-encoded in one Setaria viridis chromosome 9, Setaria_viridis_v4.0, whole genome shotgun sequence genomic window:
- the LOC117839847 gene encoding uncharacterized protein produces MWGFASNAWTSGLGKRSPPNCASSSAACSDDEASSCTSREEGLECPICWESFNIVENVPYVLWCGHTMCKNCILGLQWAVIKVPTVPIQLPFFICCPWCNLLSLRIFYKGNLIFPRKNYFLLWMVEGMNGERARSRSGIYTEQHTPLLPSSSRANGNAGYSNPTRRSLPPQADTSNANHANHGIPLLNSERVQASLRKSLSFLVHLTAKFPLVFMFLLIVLYAIPASAAVLLLYILITVLFALPSFLILYFAYPSLDWLVREIFA; encoded by the coding sequence ATGTGGGGTTTTGCATCAAATGCTTGGACGTCTGGGCTGGGGAAGAGGAGTCCTCCAAATTGTGCCTCTTCCAGTGCTGCTTGTTCTGATGACGAGGCATCCTCGTGCACAAGCAGGGAAGAAGGCCTGGAATGCCCAATATGTTGGGAGTCTTTCAACATAGTGGAGAACGTGCCTTATGTGCTTTGGTGTGGCCACACCATGTGCAAGAACTGCATCCTAGGCCTTCAATGGGCTGTCATCAAAGTTCCCACGGTGCCAATCCAGCTACCGTTCTTCATCTGCTGTCCCTGGTGCAACCTCCTGTCACTCCGCATATTTTACAAAGGGAACCTCATATTCCCGCGCAAGAACTACTTTCTCCTTTGGATGGTTGAGGGCATGAATGGTGAGCGTGCACGATCACGCTCTGGTATTTATACTGAGCAACATACTCCATTGCTcccaagcagcagcagagcaAATGGAAATGCAGGTTACTCAAACCCCACTAGACGGTCCCTCCCACCACAGGCTGACACATCCAATGCAAATCATGCTAACCATGGGATACCTCTTTTGAACTCTGAGAGGGTCCAAGCTTCGCTGCGCAAGTCGCTTTCATTCCTGGTTCACCTGACTGCCAAGTTTCCCCTGGTGTTCATGTTCCTCCTCATAGTGCTGTATGCGATCCCTGCCAGCGCAGCGGTCTTGTTATTGTACATCCTTATCACTGTGTTGTTTGCGCTTCCCTCGTTTTTGATACTGTATTTTGCCTATCCAAGCCTAGACTGGCTTGTTAGAGAAATATTTGCTTGA
- the LOC117839089 gene encoding EID1-like F-box protein 1, translated as MELVVKRYRCTHSATCVCLKGHISEDAMYLVFEHMKWNPKMIAIFSSVCKWFDEFAKRVLWKEFCHARAPKMMTDLHSDGSHIVDGNWKALGKLLIYCSACPRGDLFSNIHVPIPGHFVYRTRFSRTLGKSLVPPQCKSDVLYVSDSCEHLDQGEEGDLGLFRGIFKSFAGSNMKKMLIERQATFHPNEVCPYCKTKLWHLMQPNMIPSSASVRLDADDDSVEYYVCLNGHIIGSCTLMPYSDSEDTKEE; from the coding sequence ATGGAGTTGGTGGTTAAGCGGTACCGCTGTACACACTCTGCGACCTGTGTTTGCCTCAAGGGCCACATCAGTGAGGATGCAATGTATCTCGTGTTTGAACACATGAAATGGAACCCGAAGATGATTGCTATCTTCTCCAGCGTATGTAAATGGTTTGATGAATTTGCGAAGAGGGTGCTCTGGAAGGAATTCTGCCATGCCAGGGCACCAAAGATGATGACGGATTTGCACTCTGATGGAAGCCATATTGTTGATGGCAACTGGAAGGCCCTAGGGAAGCTTCTTATCTATTGCTCTGCGTGCCCTAGGGGAGACCTGTTCAGTAACATCCATGTCCCAATCCCAGGGCACTTTGTCTACAGGACCCGTTTTTCTAGGACGTTGGGGAAGAGCTTAGTGCCGCCACAGTGCAAGTCAGATGTTTTGTATGTCTCGGATTCTTGTGAACATCTTGACCAGGGCGAGGAAGGTGACTTGGGCCTCTTCCGGGGTATCTTCAAGTCGTTTGCTGGGTCGAATATGAAGAAGATGTTGATTGAGAGGCAGGCAACATTCCATCCGAATGAGGTGTGTCCTTATTGTAAAACAAAGCTATGGCACCTGATGCAACCAAATATGATACCAAGCAGTGCTTCCGTGAGGTTGGATGCGGATGATGATTCTGTTGAGTACTATGTGTGCCTTAATGGGCACATCATTGGTTCATGCACTCTGATGCCCTACTCAGATTCTGAGGATACAAAGGAAGAGTGA